One window from the genome of Mumia sp. ZJ1417 encodes:
- a CDS encoding TetR/AcrR family transcriptional regulator translates to MIDDVQEASAPRRADALRNIATIVEAATRCLADDPDVSMNAIAKAAGVGRMTLYGHFPSRATLVAEVVDRALRDAESTLGAVDVSGDPMAAIGRLLDASLRVTYQYGGLVQAAEQSLSPDLFQRAHAQQIDRMQALLKRGRRGGQFRRDLPLEWQVTTIQSILHTAATAVHQGTVTAEQAPTLVTTTILAMLAPARSEE, encoded by the coding sequence GTGATCGACGACGTCCAGGAGGCCTCCGCGCCTCGACGCGCAGACGCCCTGCGCAACATCGCCACCATCGTCGAGGCAGCGACGCGCTGCCTCGCCGACGACCCGGACGTGAGCATGAACGCGATCGCCAAGGCCGCCGGCGTGGGCCGGATGACGCTGTACGGCCACTTCCCCTCCCGAGCGACCCTGGTCGCCGAGGTCGTCGACCGCGCACTGCGCGACGCCGAGTCCACTCTCGGGGCGGTCGACGTCAGCGGCGACCCCATGGCAGCGATTGGGCGACTGCTCGACGCGTCGCTGCGTGTCACCTACCAGTACGGCGGCCTCGTCCAGGCCGCAGAGCAGTCGCTCTCGCCCGATCTGTTCCAGCGCGCACACGCGCAGCAGATCGACCGCATGCAGGCGCTGCTGAAGCGCGGACGACGTGGCGGACAGTTCCGTCGTGACCTACCGCTCGAGTGGCAGGTCACGACGATCCAGAGCATCCTGCACACCGCAGCGACCGCCGTCCACCAGGGCACCGTCACCGCCGAGCAGGCGCCGACACTGGTGACCACCACCATCCTGGCGATGCTCGCACCCGCCCGGTCGGAGGAGTAG
- a CDS encoding FBP domain-containing protein, which yields MHPLTGHQIRASFVNASRREATQAPLPPQLDVVAWDDHDVLGWVDPKNPRRAYVVVPTDGGAVGLILRTTNPSVQRAAICTWCEDVKETDDVVLYVAKRAGAAGRNGDTVGTLIHADLSCSRHARRRPAPSEGAGDPKAFIARRVAGLRERSARFAERVAAA from the coding sequence ATGCATCCCCTCACCGGACACCAGATCCGCGCGTCCTTCGTCAACGCCTCCCGCCGCGAGGCCACGCAGGCGCCTTTGCCGCCCCAGCTCGACGTCGTCGCGTGGGACGACCACGACGTCCTCGGGTGGGTCGACCCGAAGAACCCGCGTCGCGCGTACGTCGTGGTGCCGACCGACGGCGGTGCAGTCGGTCTGATCCTCCGTACGACCAACCCTTCCGTGCAGCGGGCGGCAATCTGCACGTGGTGCGAGGACGTCAAGGAGACTGACGACGTCGTGCTGTACGTCGCGAAGCGTGCGGGGGCGGCTGGGCGCAACGGCGACACCGTCGGCACGCTGATCCATGCCGATCTGTCGTGCTCGCGTCACGCCCGGCGCCGGCCGGCCCCGTCGGAGGGTGCCGGGGACCCGAAGGCGTTCATCGCGCGACGTGTCGCCGGCCTGCGGGAGCGGTCGGCGCGGTTCGCCGAACGGGTCGCGGCGGCCTGA
- a CDS encoding globin domain-containing protein yields MDPAALKESWAYVAKSGDDVPLFFYSHLFLSHPDVRSMFPVSMSAQRDKLVTALGTVVSNVDQFDTVAPLLGQLGNDHRRFRATPDHYNAVGASLLATLKHFLGDQWTDELATDWAAAYGVIAKTMVQGAEESAKSTPSWWNAEVISADRRTLDVSVLQFRTEQPLPYQPGQSVAIEVPQRPRLWRYYSPANAPREDGTIEVHVQIVDGGQVSSAMVKDLQVGDTVRMSAAVGTALTLDDPTQNLLLVAGGTGLAPLKAVAEQVDRHWLATGRGPKVHLFHGARMPWNLYDEDAMRALADRPWFSYDTAVSDDSTYPGRRGMVGDVAVSSGGWRGYRALVCGSRAMIQATVSQLIAAGIPPEEIRYEDFGEGGYRPRNDTQKDG; encoded by the coding sequence GTGGATCCAGCAGCACTCAAGGAGAGCTGGGCGTACGTCGCCAAGAGCGGCGACGACGTCCCCCTCTTCTTCTATTCGCACCTCTTCCTGTCCCATCCCGATGTGCGCAGCATGTTCCCCGTCTCGATGTCGGCTCAGCGCGACAAGCTGGTCACGGCACTCGGCACGGTGGTGAGCAACGTCGACCAGTTCGACACCGTCGCTCCCCTCCTCGGCCAGCTCGGCAACGACCACCGGCGCTTCCGGGCGACGCCCGACCACTACAACGCCGTCGGCGCTTCGCTCCTCGCCACCCTGAAGCACTTCCTCGGTGACCAGTGGACCGACGAGCTCGCCACGGACTGGGCGGCGGCGTACGGCGTGATCGCCAAGACGATGGTCCAGGGTGCCGAGGAGTCGGCCAAGTCCACGCCCTCGTGGTGGAACGCCGAGGTCATCTCGGCCGACCGCCGCACCCTGGACGTCTCCGTCCTCCAGTTCCGTACGGAGCAGCCGCTGCCGTACCAACCGGGACAGTCGGTCGCGATCGAGGTCCCGCAGCGCCCGAGGCTCTGGCGCTACTACTCCCCCGCCAATGCGCCCCGTGAGGACGGCACGATCGAGGTGCACGTCCAGATCGTCGACGGCGGCCAGGTGAGCAGCGCCATGGTCAAGGATCTGCAGGTTGGCGACACGGTGCGGATGAGCGCAGCCGTCGGCACCGCGCTCACACTCGACGACCCGACGCAAAACCTGCTTCTCGTCGCCGGAGGCACCGGACTGGCGCCACTCAAGGCCGTCGCCGAGCAGGTCGACCGGCACTGGCTCGCCACCGGTCGCGGACCGAAGGTCCACCTCTTCCACGGCGCGCGGATGCCGTGGAACCTGTACGACGAGGACGCGATGCGGGCGCTCGCCGATCGCCCGTGGTTCTCCTACGACACCGCAGTCTCCGACGACTCGACCTACCCCGGGCGACGCGGGATGGTGGGTGACGTCGCGGTGTCCAGTGGTGGTTGGCGCGGATATCGAGCTCTGGTGTGCGGGTCCCGCGCGATGATCCAGGCCACGGTCTCCCAGCTCATCGCTGCCGGCATCC
- a CDS encoding group 1 truncated hemoglobin codes for MTEVETVQDEQSPYVRVGGGAAVRVVVDRFYELVIGDPTLAPYFVDSDLTNLKRHQVQLISHLLGGPVTYAGRELRDAHAGLAITPEAYGRVVEHLVGVLVDAGVPDDIIASLGGTLEAVQPDIVSQQS; via the coding sequence ATGACCGAGGTCGAGACTGTCCAGGACGAGCAGTCGCCTTATGTGCGGGTGGGTGGCGGCGCTGCTGTGCGCGTCGTCGTCGATCGCTTCTACGAGCTCGTGATCGGCGACCCCACGCTCGCGCCGTACTTCGTCGACAGCGACCTGACGAACCTCAAGCGCCACCAGGTCCAGCTGATCTCGCACCTCCTCGGCGGCCCCGTCACGTACGCGGGACGCGAGCTGCGCGACGCGCACGCCGGCCTGGCGATCACCCCGGAGGCGTACGGCCGCGTGGTCGAGCACCTGGTCGGCGTCCTCGTCGACGCTGGTGTCCCCGACGACATCATCGCCTCGCTCGGTGGCACCCTCGAGGCCGTGCAACCCGACATCGTCAGCCAGCAGAGCTGA